One window of Mediterraneibacter gnavus ATCC 29149 genomic DNA carries:
- the nifJ gene encoding pyruvate:ferredoxin (flavodoxin) oxidoreductase, with protein MARKMKTMDGNQAAAHVSYAYTEVAAIYPITPSSVMPEHIDEWATEGRKNIFGTTVHVTEMQSEAGAAGAVHGSLAAGALTTTFTASQGLLLMIPNLYKVAGEQLPGVFNVSARALASHALSIFGDHSDVYACRQTGAAMLCESSVQEVMDLTPVAHCAALEGKIPFINFFDGFRTSHEIQKIETWDYEDLEDLVNKDAIDEFRAHALNPNHPCQRGSAQNPDIFFQAREACNPYYDALPAIVQNYMDKVNEKIGTDYKLFNYYGAEDAEHVIVAMGSVCDTIEETIDYLMAAGEKVGVVKVRLYRPFSAEALINAIPDSVKKISVLDRTKEPGALGEPLYLDVVAALKGTKFDAVPIYTGRYGLGSKDTTPAQIVAVYHNDEKQKFTIGIEDDVTHLSLKADEPLVTTPEGTINCKFWGLGADGTVGANKNSIKIIGDNTDMYAQAYFDYDSKKSGGVTMSHLRFGKSPIKSTYLIRQANFVACHNPSYVDKYNMVQELVDGGTFLLNCSWDMEGLEEHLPGQVKSYIANHNIKFYTIDGIKIGKEIGLGGRINTVLQSAFFKLAAIIPEEEAIDLMKAAAKATYGRKGDKIVQMNYDAIDAGAKQVVEIAVPESWKDAADEGLTTPHVGEGGRADVVDFVKNIQAKVNAQEGNTLPVSAFNEYVDGSTPSGSSAYEKRGIAVDIPIWQPDNCIQCNRCAYVCPHAVIRPIALTEEEAANAPEGMDMIDMMGMPNMKFSIAVSAYDCTGCGSCANVCPGKKGEKALVMGNMEANAGKQDFFNYGTELPIKPEVVAKFKETTVKGSQFKQPLLEFSGACAGCGETPYAKLITQLFGDRMYIANATGCSSIWGNSSPSTPYTVNPQGRGPAWSNSLFEDNAEFGYGMLLAQNTIRERLKASVEKLAENGVNDDVKAAAQEYLDTFSVGATNGTATDKLVKALEDCDCGCAERAELLKNKDFLAKKSQWIFGGDGWAYDIGFGGVDHVLASGQDINIMVFDTEVYSNTGGQSSKATKTGATAQFAAGGKETKKKDLAGIAMSYGYVYVAQIAMGADFNQTVKAIAEAEAYPGPSLIIAYAPCINHGIKKGMSKAQTEEQLAVECGYWNNFRFNPEAEKKFTLDSKEPKGDYQEFLNGEVRYNALMRANPEKAQRLFAQNEAEAMERYEYLKGLVNLYDGTAKED; from the coding sequence ATGGCAAGAAAAATGAAAACCATGGACGGTAACCAGGCAGCAGCTCATGTCTCTTATGCATACACAGAAGTTGCAGCTATCTACCCGATCACACCGTCATCCGTTATGCCGGAGCATATTGATGAGTGGGCAACAGAAGGAAGAAAAAATATTTTCGGAACAACTGTTCATGTAACAGAGATGCAGTCTGAGGCAGGTGCGGCAGGAGCAGTACACGGTTCTCTTGCAGCAGGAGCGTTGACAACAACATTTACAGCATCTCAGGGATTACTGCTGATGATTCCTAACTTATATAAAGTGGCAGGAGAGCAGCTCCCGGGTGTATTCAACGTATCCGCACGTGCACTTGCAAGCCATGCGCTTTCTATCTTTGGAGATCACTCTGACGTTTATGCATGTCGTCAGACAGGTGCAGCGATGCTGTGTGAATCCAGTGTGCAGGAAGTTATGGATCTGACACCAGTTGCACACTGTGCAGCACTGGAAGGAAAGATTCCGTTTATCAATTTCTTTGACGGATTCAGAACATCTCATGAGATTCAGAAGATTGAGACATGGGATTACGAAGATCTGGAAGATTTAGTAAATAAAGATGCAATTGACGAATTCCGTGCACACGCACTGAATCCAAACCATCCATGTCAGAGAGGTTCTGCTCAGAACCCTGATATTTTCTTCCAGGCAAGAGAAGCATGTAATCCATATTACGATGCACTTCCTGCAATCGTTCAGAATTATATGGATAAAGTAAATGAGAAGATTGGAACAGACTATAAACTGTTCAACTACTATGGAGCAGAAGATGCAGAGCACGTGATCGTTGCAATGGGTTCTGTCTGTGATACGATCGAAGAGACAATCGATTATCTGATGGCAGCCGGAGAAAAAGTCGGTGTTGTAAAAGTTCGCCTTTACAGACCATTCTCAGCGGAAGCACTGATCAATGCAATTCCGGATTCTGTGAAGAAGATTTCTGTTCTTGACAGAACAAAAGAGCCGGGAGCACTTGGCGAGCCACTGTATCTGGATGTTGTTGCAGCATTAAAGGGAACAAAATTTGATGCAGTTCCGATTTATACAGGACGCTATGGATTAGGTTCTAAAGATACAACACCTGCACAGATCGTTGCAGTATATCACAACGATGAAAAACAGAAATTTACAATCGGTATTGAAGATGATGTGACACACCTGTCACTGAAAGCTGACGAACCTCTGGTAACAACACCGGAAGGAACGATCAACTGTAAATTCTGGGGACTTGGAGCTGACGGTACTGTTGGTGCGAACAAAAACTCCATCAAGATCATCGGAGATAACACAGACATGTATGCACAGGCATATTTTGACTATGACTCCAAAAAATCCGGTGGTGTTACAATGTCTCACCTGCGTTTCGGTAAGTCACCGATCAAATCAACATATTTAATCCGTCAGGCAAACTTTGTAGCATGTCACAATCCTTCTTATGTTGACAAGTACAACATGGTTCAGGAACTGGTTGATGGAGGTACATTCCTTCTGAACTGTTCATGGGATATGGAAGGACTGGAAGAGCACCTTCCGGGACAGGTTAAGAGCTACATTGCAAATCACAATATCAAGTTCTACACGATCGACGGTATCAAGATTGGTAAAGAAATCGGACTTGGCGGACGTATCAATACAGTTCTTCAGTCAGCATTCTTCAAACTTGCAGCGATCATTCCGGAAGAGGAAGCGATCGATCTGATGAAAGCAGCTGCAAAAGCTACTTACGGAAGAAAAGGTGACAAGATCGTACAGATGAACTACGATGCAATCGATGCAGGTGCAAAACAGGTTGTAGAAATCGCAGTTCCGGAAAGCTGGAAAGATGCAGCAGATGAAGGTCTTACAACTCCTCACGTTGGAGAAGGCGGAAGAGCAGACGTTGTAGATTTTGTAAAAAATATCCAGGCAAAAGTAAATGCACAGGAAGGAAATACACTTCCGGTATCTGCATTTAATGAATATGTAGATGGTTCTACACCATCCGGTTCTTCAGCATATGAGAAACGTGGAATCGCAGTAGATATCCCGATCTGGCAGCCGGACAACTGTATCCAGTGTAACCGCTGTGCATATGTATGTCCGCATGCAGTTATCCGTCCGATCGCGCTGACAGAAGAAGAGGCAGCAAACGCACCGGAAGGTATGGATATGATCGACATGATGGGTATGCCGAACATGAAGTTCTCGATCGCAGTATCTGCTTATGACTGTACAGGATGTGGATCTTGTGCAAATGTATGTCCAGGTAAGAAGGGTGAAAAAGCACTCGTTATGGGCAACATGGAAGCAAATGCCGGAAAACAGGATTTCTTCAATTATGGAACAGAGCTTCCGATCAAACCGGAAGTGGTTGCAAAATTCAAAGAGACAACCGTAAAAGGAAGCCAGTTCAAACAGCCATTGCTTGAGTTCTCAGGAGCTTGTGCAGGTTGTGGTGAGACACCTTATGCAAAACTGATCACACAGTTATTCGGTGACAGAATGTACATTGCAAATGCAACAGGATGTTCTTCTATCTGGGGTAACTCTTCACCGTCTACACCTTATACAGTAAACCCACAGGGAAGAGGTCCGGCATGGTCTAACTCACTGTTTGAGGATAATGCAGAGTTTGGATATGGTATGCTTCTTGCACAGAATACGATCCGTGAAAGACTCAAAGCATCTGTAGAAAAACTTGCAGAGAACGGCGTAAACGACGATGTGAAAGCAGCAGCTCAGGAATATCTGGATACATTCTCAGTAGGTGCAACAAACGGAACAGCTACAGACAAGCTTGTAAAAGCTCTGGAAGACTGTGACTGCGGATGTGCTGAGAGAGCAGAACTGCTGAAAAATAAAGACTTCCTTGCTAAGAAATCCCAGTGGATTTTCGGTGGTGACGGATGGGCTTACGATATCGGATTCGGTGGAGTTGACCACGTACTGGCAAGCGGTCAGGACATCAACATTATGGTATTTGATACAGAAGTTTACTCCAACACAGGCGGACAGTCCTCAAAAGCTACTAAGACAGGTGCGACAGCACAGTTCGCAGCCGGCGGTAAAGAGACGAAGAAGAAAGACCTTGCAGGAATCGCTATGAGCTATGGTTATGTATATGTTGCACAGATCGCAATGGGTGCAGATTTCAACCAGACAGTGAAGGCAATCGCAGAGGCAGAGGCATATCCGGGACCATCCCTGATCATCGCTTACGCTCCATGTATCAACCATGGAATCAAGAAAGGTATGAGCAAAGCACAGACAGAGGAACAGCTTGCAGTAGAATGCGGATACTGGAACAACTTCAGATTCAATCCGGAAGCTGAGAAGAAATTTACTCTGGACAGCAAAGAGCCTAAGGGAGATTATCAGGAATTCCTGAACGGAGAAGTTCGTTACAATGCCCTGATGAGAGCAAATCCTGAAAAAGCACAGAGACTCTTCGCGCAGAATGAGGCTGAGGCTATGGAAAGATACGAATACCTGAAGGGATTGGTAAATCTCTATGACGGTACAGCAAAAGAAGACTAA
- a CDS encoding ABC transporter ATP-binding protein: MNRENEIILDVQNLKKYFPIRGGLITRTVGHVKAVDGISFKLRRGETLGIVGESGCGKSTAGRTILRLHDITDGKVIFKGEDLAKCSKKEMRAKRLQMQMVFQDPYASLNPRMTVGNIIGEALLDHKLMSKAEAREKVLETMEICGLPTYYINRYPHEFSGGQRQRIGIARSLILNPELIVCDEPVSALDVSIQSQIINLLGDLQERNNFSYIFISHDLSVVEYISNRVAVMYLGNIVEMADKNEIFDNPLHPYTKALMSAIPVPDPTRKRDRIILSGDLPSPSNPPSGCKFRTRCPYATEKCAQEAPEYRDVGNEHFVACHYV; this comes from the coding sequence ATGAACAGAGAAAATGAAATCATTTTGGATGTCCAGAATCTGAAAAAATATTTCCCGATCCGTGGCGGTCTGATCACAAGAACAGTCGGACATGTCAAAGCTGTAGATGGAATTTCTTTCAAACTGAGACGTGGTGAGACACTGGGAATCGTAGGTGAGTCCGGATGTGGAAAATCAACAGCCGGAAGAACGATCTTAAGACTGCATGATATCACAGACGGAAAGGTCATTTTCAAAGGAGAGGACCTTGCAAAATGTTCCAAAAAGGAAATGCGTGCAAAACGTCTGCAGATGCAGATGGTATTTCAGGATCCTTACGCTTCTTTGAATCCCCGTATGACGGTCGGAAACATCATCGGGGAGGCTCTGCTTGATCACAAATTGATGAGTAAGGCAGAAGCACGTGAAAAGGTATTGGAGACAATGGAAATCTGCGGACTTCCTACGTATTATATCAACCGTTACCCGCATGAGTTTTCCGGTGGACAAAGACAGCGTATCGGAATTGCACGAAGCCTGATTCTGAATCCGGAACTGATCGTCTGTGATGAGCCGGTATCGGCGCTGGACGTGTCTATTCAGTCACAGATCATCAACCTGCTCGGAGATCTTCAGGAGAGAAACAACTTCTCCTACATTTTCATTTCGCATGACTTGTCAGTTGTAGAGTACATCAGTAATCGTGTGGCAGTTATGTATCTTGGAAATATTGTGGAGATGGCAGATAAAAATGAAATTTTCGACAATCCGCTGCATCCATATACAAAAGCGCTGATGTCAGCGATTCCGGTGCCGGATCCGACAAGAAAGAGAGATCGTATCATTTTGAGCGGAGATCTTCCTTCTCCGTCGAATCCGCCGTCCGGATGTAAATTCCGTACACGCTGTCCATATGCGACAGAGAAATGTGCACAGGAAGCACCGGAGTACAGAGATGTAGGAAATGAACACTTTGTAGCTTGTCACTATGTATGA
- a CDS encoding ABC transporter ATP-binding protein, translating into MAFIEFKNLHTWFYTDAGIVKAVNGVDFEIRKGETVCVVGESGCGKSVTSLSLMHLVQSPPGKIVDGEILMDGRDLLKLSKSEMEHVNGKDVAMIFQEPMTSLNPVLKVGHQIMESILFHTDATKEEARAKALEMIKLVGIPRAEEIMECYPHELSGGMRQRIMIAMALVCNPKLLIADEPTTALDVTIQAQILDLMRKLKEEMDMSIMLITHDLGVVAEMADYVVVMYAGNVVEKGKVLDIFQNPMHPYTIGLLKSKPIIGKTNHNERLYSIPGQVPNPINMPENCHFNERCEFCQEGCKEKEPKLVHVGNGHYVACFVNAPEKEEV; encoded by the coding sequence ATGGCATTTATAGAATTTAAAAATCTTCATACATGGTTCTATACAGACGCTGGAATTGTCAAGGCAGTCAACGGCGTTGATTTTGAGATCCGCAAAGGAGAGACAGTCTGTGTAGTAGGAGAATCCGGATGTGGAAAGAGTGTTACTTCACTCTCTCTGATGCATCTGGTTCAGTCACCTCCGGGAAAAATCGTGGATGGTGAGATCCTGATGGATGGAAGAGATTTACTGAAGCTGAGCAAGAGCGAAATGGAGCATGTCAACGGAAAAGATGTTGCAATGATCTTCCAGGAGCCGATGACTTCTCTGAATCCGGTACTCAAAGTCGGACATCAGATCATGGAAAGTATTCTTTTCCATACAGATGCAACAAAAGAAGAAGCAAGAGCAAAAGCTCTGGAAATGATAAAACTGGTTGGTATTCCGAGAGCGGAAGAAATCATGGAATGCTATCCTCACGAGCTTTCCGGTGGTATGCGTCAGCGTATCATGATTGCAATGGCTCTGGTATGTAATCCGAAGCTGTTGATCGCAGATGAGCCGACGACTGCGCTGGATGTAACGATTCAGGCACAGATTCTGGATCTGATGCGCAAGCTGAAAGAGGAAATGGATATGTCCATCATGCTGATCACGCATGACCTGGGCGTCGTTGCAGAGATGGCAGATTACGTGGTTGTTATGTATGCCGGAAATGTTGTGGAAAAAGGAAAAGTACTGGATATTTTCCAGAATCCGATGCATCCATATACAATCGGGCTGTTAAAATCAAAACCGATCATCGGTAAGACCAATCACAATGAGCGTCTGTATTCGATCCCGGGACAGGTTCCGAACCCGATCAATATGCCGGAGAACTGCCATTTCAATGAGAGATGTGAGTTCTGTCAGGAAGGCTGTAAAGAAAAAGAACCAAAACTGGTACACGTTGGAAACGGTCATTATGTTGCATGCTTTGTCAACGCACCGGAAAAGGAGGAAGTATAA
- the opp4C gene encoding oligopeptide ABC transporter permease — translation MKKTQDANKKIAKQAAENKSMESPWRLAMKRLSRNKLAIAGLIFLGVMIVLCIVGPIVSPYSDITATDIANAKQPPSAQHWFGTDENGRDVFTRLLYGGRISMTVGLAATALQIFIGALLGCTAAYYGGVVDFVIMRVVDVILSLPTMPILIMLSAMMSDWKVDTGVRVYYLMVILAAIGWAGTCRYIRGQVLSIREMDYMSAAESLGIRDLHKIFKHIMPNVIPIIIVTATLAIGDTIIMESTMSYLGVGVLPPMSSWGQMVSAGTNLMTFKLRPWLWMPAGFCILLTVLAVNLVGDGLRDAFDPKMKR, via the coding sequence GTGAAAAAAACACAAGATGCAAATAAGAAAATTGCAAAACAGGCAGCAGAGAATAAAAGCATGGAATCCCCCTGGAGACTTGCGATGAAGCGCCTGTCCAGAAACAAGCTGGCGATCGCCGGACTGATCTTTTTAGGAGTCATGATCGTTCTTTGTATTGTGGGACCAATCGTATCTCCGTATTCAGATATTACAGCAACTGATATTGCGAATGCAAAACAGCCGCCGAGTGCACAGCACTGGTTTGGAACAGACGAAAATGGACGAGATGTCTTTACCCGTCTTCTTTATGGAGGACGTATTTCCATGACAGTTGGTCTGGCGGCGACAGCACTTCAGATCTTTATCGGTGCATTATTAGGTTGTACCGCAGCATACTATGGCGGAGTTGTGGATTTTGTCATCATGCGTGTAGTAGACGTTATTCTGTCTCTGCCGACGATGCCGATTCTGATCATGCTCAGTGCCATGATGTCAGACTGGAAAGTGGACACCGGAGTTCGTGTATATTATCTGATGGTAATCCTTGCGGCGATCGGATGGGCCGGTACGTGCCGGTATATCCGAGGTCAGGTACTTTCGATCCGTGAGATGGATTATATGTCAGCAGCGGAATCACTTGGTATCCGCGATCTGCATAAGATTTTCAAACATATTATGCCGAATGTTATCCCGATCATCATTGTTACAGCAACACTGGCAATCGGTGATACGATCATCATGGAATCCACCATGTCTTATCTGGGAGTCGGTGTACTTCCTCCGATGTCCAGCTGGGGACAGATGGTATCTGCAGGAACAAACCTGATGACATTCAAACTGCGTCCATGGCTGTGGATGCCGGCAGGATTCTGTATCTTATTGACAGTACTTGCGGTGAACCTTGTAGGTGATGGCCTCAGAGATGCATTTGACCCGAAAATGAAACGCTAA
- a CDS encoding ABC transporter permease encodes MWKYATRRVLTMIPILIGVSMVVFLLVASLPGDAVDAHAGGNITAEKIAQNKALLGLDKPIPERYVNWASHAIRGDFGISISYKIPVTEVIGKFVWNSFLVAAVAFILQLLIAIPIGVISATKQYSIFDNTFSVVAFAGISLPSFFLAMILRHVFSVKLGVLPLDGMITAGANNTGGAYVLDVVLHMILPVVTLTVIQLGGTMRYVRTSMLEVINQDYIRTARAKGLPEKVVIYKHALKNAMIPIVTYVGGAIPGLFAGAMITETVFAWPGIGKVFLDSIGKRDYLFMMGFTMFLAVLTMLGNLLSDLLYGAVDPRIRLK; translated from the coding sequence ATGTGGAAATATGCAACTCGCCGTGTTCTCACGATGATTCCTATTCTGATTGGTGTATCTATGGTTGTATTTCTTTTGGTAGCAAGCCTGCCGGGAGATGCCGTTGATGCTCATGCAGGCGGAAACATCACAGCGGAGAAGATAGCGCAGAACAAAGCACTTTTAGGATTAGACAAACCGATACCGGAAAGATACGTAAACTGGGCAAGTCATGCGATCAGAGGAGATTTTGGTATCTCGATCAGTTACAAGATTCCGGTAACAGAAGTCATCGGTAAATTTGTATGGAACTCGTTTTTAGTAGCTGCTGTAGCGTTCATACTGCAACTATTGATCGCGATTCCAATCGGCGTTATTTCGGCGACCAAGCAATATTCAATTTTTGACAATACATTCTCGGTAGTAGCATTTGCCGGTATTTCACTGCCATCATTCTTCCTGGCAATGATTCTGCGGCATGTGTTCTCTGTCAAGTTGGGGGTTCTTCCTCTTGACGGTATGATAACTGCCGGAGCAAACAATACAGGCGGGGCTTATGTTTTAGACGTAGTGCTTCATATGATCCTTCCGGTTGTGACACTGACAGTGATCCAGTTGGGTGGTACCATGCGTTATGTGCGTACATCCATGCTTGAGGTAATCAATCAGGATTACATCAGAACTGCCCGTGCAAAGGGACTTCCGGAAAAAGTGGTAATTTACAAACATGCGTTAAAGAATGCGATGATTCCGATTGTAACTTATGTTGGTGGTGCGATCCCTGGACTTTTCGCAGGTGCGATGATCACAGAGACTGTATTTGCATGGCCTGGAATCGGTAAAGTATTCCTGGATTCTATCGGAAAGAGAGATTATCTCTTTATGATGGGATTCACAATGTTCCTTGCAGTACTTACAATGCTCGGAAACTTACTTTCCGACCTGTTATATGGTGCGGTTGACCCACGTATTCGTTTGAAGTAG
- a CDS encoding ABC transporter substrate-binding protein, with the protein MKKKALACLLAAVMALSLAACGSGSDNKKTSEKTESQDTNTSLEATNQLIEAEDPSALPETAAKRKDTLIAGVADFAGVFNPVYWEANEDFQVVTATTASLSVNDDKGEIVDGTASMSVSDDGKVYTYKLTKEKYNDGSDVKAEDYVNWYKVVSDPSYDGYQDISKVNVVGYEDYKNGSATEISGIKVVDESTIQITLEAANTSAPYVLGSAVPISTAKYGDLIKKGDLSKFKSLNMVDYVSNGAYVLKEYKEKTSATLEANPNFYLGEPKTKNLIFKVVATNAELQAVETGDVDIHDQVVCDDDHIEEAQAAGFINMKIQPTLGYGYVAVNHKNEIFQDAKVRQALLHAIDRKSLNQAVYGQYAITLNIPQAPISWLYDDEGLETYDYDLDKAAELLKEAGWEKDGDKLMKDGKQMKIVFSAMSGNIVTDTMIPLMIDAYGQLGIDFQAEYVDWPTLQSKSQNGTFDMLFMAWGLTADPDLTGTFASPEAGGSQNHTGYANPELDKMLAEALASTSKEEQKEKYKEIYKLINEDLPTYPIYERCDLICYNTRVQNIEQSSYVKWYQQDKIVNIEVE; encoded by the coding sequence ATGAAAAAGAAAGCATTAGCTTGCCTTTTAGCGGCAGTAATGGCACTTTCACTTGCGGCTTGCGGCAGTGGGTCAGACAATAAGAAAACAAGTGAAAAAACAGAATCACAGGACACAAATACTTCATTAGAAGCAACAAACCAGCTGATCGAAGCAGAGGATCCTTCTGCACTTCCTGAGACAGCAGCAAAGAGAAAAGACACACTGATCGCAGGTGTTGCAGACTTTGCAGGTGTATTCAACCCGGTATACTGGGAAGCAAATGAGGATTTCCAGGTTGTGACAGCTACAACGGCATCTCTGAGTGTCAATGATGACAAAGGAGAGATCGTTGACGGTACAGCCAGCATGTCAGTTTCTGATGACGGTAAAGTTTACACATACAAGCTGACAAAAGAAAAATACAACGATGGATCAGACGTAAAAGCGGAAGACTATGTAAACTGGTATAAAGTCGTATCAGATCCAAGCTATGATGGATATCAGGATATTTCCAAAGTAAACGTTGTAGGATATGAAGATTACAAAAACGGAAGTGCAACTGAGATTTCCGGTATCAAGGTAGTAGATGAAAGCACAATCCAGATTACTCTGGAAGCAGCAAACACAAGTGCACCTTATGTATTAGGTTCTGCAGTGCCGATCTCTACAGCAAAATATGGAGATCTGATCAAGAAAGGTGACCTTTCTAAATTCAAATCATTGAATATGGTTGACTATGTATCGAATGGTGCATATGTATTGAAAGAGTACAAAGAAAAAACATCTGCGACTCTGGAAGCAAACCCGAACTTCTACCTGGGAGAGCCTAAGACAAAGAACCTGATCTTCAAAGTTGTTGCTACAAATGCAGAGCTTCAGGCAGTAGAGACAGGTGATGTAGATATCCACGATCAGGTTGTCTGCGATGATGACCACATCGAAGAAGCACAGGCAGCAGGATTCATCAACATGAAGATCCAGCCGACTCTTGGATATGGATATGTGGCAGTAAACCATAAAAATGAGATTTTCCAGGATGCAAAAGTGCGTCAGGCGCTGCTTCATGCAATCGACCGTAAGTCTCTGAACCAGGCTGTTTACGGACAGTATGCAATCACACTGAATATTCCTCAGGCGCCGATTTCATGGCTGTATGATGACGAAGGTCTGGAAACATACGATTATGATCTTGACAAAGCAGCAGAGCTTCTGAAAGAAGCCGGATGGGAAAAAGACGGCGACAAGCTGATGAAAGACGGAAAACAGATGAAGATCGTCTTCAGTGCAATGTCTGGAAACATCGTAACAGATACTATGATCCCACTGATGATCGACGCATACGGACAGCTTGGTATCGACTTCCAGGCAGAGTATGTTGACTGGCCGACACTGCAGTCTAAATCTCAGAACGGTACATTTGATATGCTGTTCATGGCATGGGGACTGACAGCAGATCCAGATCTGACAGGAACATTTGCAAGTCCGGAAGCAGGCGGATCTCAGAACCACACAGGATATGCAAATCCAGAACTGGACAAGATGCTCGCAGAGGCACTGGCTTCTACTTCGAAAGAAGAGCAGAAAGAAAAATACAAAGAAATTTACAAACTGATCAATGAAGATCTTCCGACATACCCGATTTACGAGAGATGTGACCTGATCTGCTACAACACTCGTGTACAGAACATCGAGCAGAGCTCATATGTAAAATGGTATCAGCAGGATAAGATTGTCAACATTGAAGTTGAGTAA
- a CDS encoding M3 family oligoendopeptidase — protein MKFAEMPYQRVDTDAVVAGLKELTQELKAAKSGEEQFAIHQKFYELRDEYSTMIQIAMIRSDVDTADAFYSEEKDYYNEVLPTISNQETEYRKVLYYSPYKAELEEKIGKVAFKSMELEFKAMDEKLIPLMQEENALTTRYDNLIASAKIDWDGETLNLSLLRPYMTHEDREIRRRAHEKYSAFFQSKAEELDEIYDKLVKNRTAQARLLGYENYVELGYYRMNRNSYGREEVENFRRQIKEYFVPLAEKMHERRRERLGLQKLSYIDENMYFVDGNPKPQGTPEEIMANGQKMYEELSPETKEFFEFMMENELFDVLGRKTKKAGGYMTYLPKYRAPFIFANFNGTSGDVDVVTHECGHAFQGYVSGSDPIEEHWDITMETAEIHSMSMEFFTEPWMNLFFKEEADTYRQMHLEDAIAFIPYGCMVDEFQHIVYSNPDLTPDERHAAWKKLEEEYKPHLDYEGDPFMEKGGFWQKQLHIYDTPFYYIDYVLAQTCAMQYKIWMDEDYKAAWQSYLKLCRLSASDFYTEMLKEVGLQVPFEEGCVRTLTEKLGVMMK, from the coding sequence ATGAAGTTTGCAGAGATGCCTTATCAGAGGGTTGATACAGATGCCGTTGTGGCAGGGCTCAAAGAGCTGACACAGGAACTGAAGGCTGCAAAGAGCGGAGAAGAGCAGTTTGCGATTCATCAAAAGTTTTATGAGCTGCGTGACGAGTACAGCACGATGATTCAGATTGCGATGATTCGCAGTGATGTAGATACTGCTGATGCATTCTACAGTGAAGAGAAGGACTATTATAATGAAGTACTGCCTACGATCAGCAATCAGGAGACTGAATACAGAAAAGTACTTTATTATTCTCCATACAAAGCAGAACTGGAAGAGAAGATCGGAAAAGTGGCATTTAAGAGTATGGAGCTTGAATTCAAGGCCATGGACGAGAAGCTCATTCCGTTGATGCAGGAAGAAAATGCGCTGACAACCCGGTATGACAATTTGATTGCGAGTGCGAAGATTGACTGGGATGGTGAGACATTGAATCTGTCCCTGTTGCGTCCGTATATGACACATGAGGACAGAGAGATCAGACGCAGAGCGCATGAAAAGTACAGCGCGTTTTTCCAGAGTAAAGCAGAAGAGCTGGATGAGATCTATGATAAACTGGTGAAAAATCGTACGGCACAGGCAAGACTCCTCGGATATGAGAATTATGTAGAACTCGGATATTACCGGATGAACCGCAATTCTTACGGAAGAGAAGAGGTGGAGAATTTCCGCAGACAGATCAAAGAGTATTTCGTACCGCTTGCAGAAAAGATGCATGAGAGAAGACGGGAACGACTTGGTCTTCAGAAGCTTTCTTATATTGATGAGAACATGTATTTCGTGGACGGAAATCCAAAACCACAGGGAACTCCGGAAGAGATCATGGCGAATGGACAGAAGATGTATGAGGAGCTTTCACCGGAGACAAAAGAGTTCTTTGAATTTATGATGGAGAATGAACTCTTTGATGTGCTCGGCAGAAAGACAAAAAAGGCCGGCGGTTATATGACATATCTTCCGAAATATCGCGCACCGTTTATTTTTGCCAATTTCAATGGAACAAGCGGAGATGTGGATGTTGTGACACATGAGTGCGGTCATGCGTTCCAGGGATATGTTTCTGGAAGTGATCCGATCGAAGAGCATTGGGATATCACGATGGAGACAGCAGAGATTCATTCTATGTCTATGGAATTCTTTACAGAACCATGGATGAATTTGTTTTTTAAAGAAGAAGCTGACACATACAGACAGATGCATCTGGAAGATGCGATCGCATTTATTCCGTACGGATGCATGGTGGACGAATTCCAGCATATTGTCTACAGCAATCCGGATCTGACACCGGATGAGAGACATGCGGCATGGAAGAAGCTGGAGGAAGAATACAAACCACATCTTGATTACGAAGGAGATCCATTTATGGAAAAAGGTGGTTTTTGGCAAAAACAGCTTCACATTTATGATACTCCGTTTTATTATATAGACTATGTACTGGCACAGACCTGTGCGATGCAGTACAAAATCTGGATGGATGAAGACTACAAAGCGGCATGGCAGAGCTATTTGAAGCTGTGCAGGTTATCTGCAAGTGATTTCTATACAGAGATGTTAAAAGAAGTGGGACTTCAGGTTCCGTTTGAAGAGGGATGCGTACGCACACTGACAGAAAAACTGGGAGTAATGATGAAATAA